GCCcggccagggccagcagcacgaGCAGCCGCAGCAAAGCCATCGGTGCCAGCGCAGGTGGCAGGGCCGGAGCGCAGCTGTCACctctggggacacccagggccCTGGCGGTGCCCGCGGAGCCACCGGGCCGGGGTGATGTCACAGAGGGGCCGGTTCCATGCGCGGGGCACGGTGGCCTCGGGagggggcaggggcagcgcAGAGCTGTGACCCCGGGCATGGCTTGGGCTGAAGGGACCTTGGGGACccctctggagcagagggaatgtcCCAGATCCAGGGATCGCAGCTGGGACCGAGGGCACAGCGGGATGGGAGCCCAGAGACACCAGCTGGTGACAGAGGGGACACCcctgggtggcagcagcagcgcagggtggcacttccagcagctccacaggacCCCGggatggcagctccagctgtccccatggctgtcCCTCTCAAGGATGTTCCTGggatggcagctccagctgtccccatggctgtcCCTCTCAAGGACCTGTCCCAGGACTGGCACAcctgaggctctgctggggaaCCTGGGAagtttctccctctctccaccTCCGGGCTGTGCTGGTTTGGAGCGAAACCCCCAGGAGGAATTCACCCCACGCCAATCCCACAGACCGTGCAGGGGGTTCGGAAGTCAGAGTTGAAGTTTGAAGGGAAGGATCCAACAAATGCACGGAATTCAGAACAATTTACCATAAACCACAAAGCCAGAGCACAAACTGACACCCCGCGGGTGGCACAGGCTGGACCAGAGgtggtggcagtgctgctgaagtggccctgctgctctggtcCTCCTCCAGATGTCCAGTGGGGGTGGCTGTGTCCCAACTCCCCAAACCTTGGGGTGACACCCCCTAAAGCCCAAGCAGGAATGTCCAGTGGTGGTGGCTGTGTCCCAAATCCCCCAACCTTGGGATGACACCCCCAAAGTCCAGGCAGGAATGTCCAGTGGTGGTGGCTGTGTCCCAAATCCCCCAACCTTGGGATGACACCCCCAAAGCCCAGGCAGGAATGTCCagtggtgctggctgtgtcccaaATCCCCCAACCTTGGGGTGACACCCCCCAAAGCCCAGGCAGGAATGTCCAGTGGTGATGGCTGTGTCCCAGATCCCCCAACGCTGGGGTGACACCCCCTAAAGCCCAGGCAGGAATGTCCAGTGGTGGTGGCTGTgtcccaaatccccaaacctTGGGGTGACACCCCCTAAAGCCCAGGCAGGAATGTCCAGCACCTCCCCCAGGGTGAGGATCCCCACAGTGGGGTGGTGGAACCCCGTGAGTCACAGGGTATTTCTGGGATCCCTGAAGGTTGTTCTGCTGGACCCCTGAGCTCCTGGTGGCCCAGGCAGGGATGGCCCCTCAGGATGGGACTTTTGACCCTGTCCCAGCCACCCGAAGAGCTCCTCAGAAGGTGCTGGGGGTGGTGGAGAACCAGgctcatccctccctccctggctgcccctcATGCCCCCCAAACCAGGATCCAGCCccacccttttttccccagattgTCCCATCCTTGTTGTGCACAGAAGACTGCACTGGACCGAAAATGAGGACGGTTGGGAACAACTCTGTTTCAAGAACAAACTGAAGTTTATCACCAGGCTGGGCGGAGGGGGGAtaaggagcaggcagagcagatcTGGGTGGCAGGGGTGGCTTTGGCACTGCCGTGGCtccagcagggaacagctgtggtccctgcagccagccctggatCTGCTCCCCCTCCTGCTCAACCCAGTTTGTCCCGCAGGAACGCCAGGAACTCCTGCAGATTGGTGAAGAACCTCAGCAGGATGGCTTTGGGGAAGGAAACCGTGATAAACTTCGCCGGTTTCGGTGTTGGCTCtggttcttcttcttcttcctcttcttctggcTCTGGAATCGGTTCCGGTTCTGGTATCGGCACCGGTATCGGTACCGGCTGTGGTTGTGGTTCAGGCTCTGGTTCAGGTTCCAGTTCTGGTGGCTCTTCCTCAATGGTGGGGGTGGGTGGCTCCGGCTCGGGCGGCGGAGCCTCCGTTTGCGCCGGGACCAATCCCATCTGCGCCTGGATCCACGCGCGGAAGTGCTGGGTGGCGGTGAACACCCCGGGGCGCTTGTCAGGGGCACAGCCCTTGCCCCAGCTGGCCAGGCCCACCAGCCAGAAGTAGTCACCGACGTTGTCCTTGCAGACCAGGGGACCCCCGATGTCCCCCTGCGACAGGAGAGAGGGGTCAGGGGCTGCGCCAGGGCCACAGCCACACCTCGGGGTTGTGGGGACACTAGATGGGATTTGGGGGCAGAGCGCCaggccttggggacagggggacactgggacagggacCCACGGATGGGGAGTGGCAGCCcggggacacgggacagggatccatggatgggaaagggaagaacCACCCAGGGATAAAGGACAGGGTGGGACGTGTTGGGGCTCagggtccctgtgctggctctgggggtcCCACGGGGCCGTGTTGGGGCTCagggtccctgtgctggctctgggggtcCCACGGGGCCCTGTTGGGGCTCagggtccctgtgctggctctgggggtcCCACGGGGCCCTGTTGGGGCTCagggtccctgtgcccagccccggGCCCAGCCCCACCTGGCAGGTGTCGATGCCGCCCCGCGGGTACCCCGCGCACAGGTCCTGGGGGTGCACGGCCCCCCCGTACCAGCGGCTGCTGTTGCACAGCTGGACGTCGATGAGCCGCACCTtggcctcctgcagcaccaggcgagggctgggggctgcgggCACAGAGGGCACTGAGCACCCGGCACCTCCCCGGGCTCGGCCCCTGTCCCTCCGtgtccctgcccggggctccgTGCGCGGCCCGGACCCGGCTCTGCCGCTTTGGCCTCTGCCCtgcgccggcccggccgcgtCCCCGCGGTGCCCAGCTcgtccccagccccggggggcACTGACCGCTGTCCGGGGTGGCTCTCCAGCCCGCGATGTAGCAGGTTTTCAGCTCGGGCACCGCCAGGGAGCCGTCGGGCACGCAGCCCAGCTGGATGTAGTCGCTGCACGCCACGGGCTggtccagctccagcagcgcGATGTTGTTGCTCTCTGAGCCGTTGTCGTAGTCCTGGTGCTTCAGAACCCTCTTGATGTGGCGCTGCTTGGCCTCGGGGCCCGGGTGGCTCAGGTCGGTGGCCCCGATCACCACCGCCCACGCGGAGGTGTcgctggggagcaggaggtggagggagaactgatggagcagagccgggggctgcagcagcacaatgcCCTGCCTGCTCGGGGCACCTCCCTGCGCTGCCGGGACATCCCTGACGCTCCTGTGGGGACATCCCTGACTCTCCTGTGGGGACATCCCTGACCCTCCTGTGGGAACGTTCCTGTCTCTCCCGTGGGGACACCCCCGTCCCTCCTGTGGGGACACCCCCgtccctgctctggggacatTCCTGCCCCTCCTGTCGAACAGCACTGACCCTCCTGTGGgaacatccctgtccctgctggggggacatccctgttcctgctgtAGGGacattcctgcctctcctgtggGGACACTCCGGACCCTCCTGTGGGGACATTCCTGCCCCTCCTGTGGGAGCACCCCCgtccctgctgtggggacacccctgtccctgctctggggacatTCCGGACCCTCCTGTGGGAACAGCCCTGACGCTCCTGTGGGGACACCCACTTCGTGCTGTGGGGACATTCCTGCTTATCCTTTGGGGACACCGCTGTTCCTACTGTGGGGACACCTCTGCCCCTCCTTTGGGgacacccctgtccctgcccctccttACCCGGCCCTGGCGAAGCACTGGGCCACCGTGAGCACCCAGCGGGGGTGGATGAGTGCCCCCGAGCACATGTGCCACGTGCCGTTCTCCCAGGTGGCCTGCACACTGACGATGCCGGGCCAGGCCCCCAAGGGGACACCGGGGCTGTCCTTGTTGAGGGCAGTGCCATCGGAAGATGCCAAGGTTGTGTAGTCACCCTCTGTGGGGTCGTAGTCCCGAACCAGTGAGCTGTGGTCGAAGGCCAAGGGCCGGAGCCCGCAGGTGCCCCTGCAAGCACGAAGCCATCAGCGCCCTGctcggggacagcagggacagggaccccgAGGGGCTCCCCGAGGAACCCCCCGAGCGTCCCCGAGCCCCCCGGGGCCACCGacctgcaggtgtcccaggtgccCCCCACGGGCCcggccagggccagcagcacgagcagccacagcaaagcCATCGGTGCCAGCGCAGGTGGCAGGGCCGGAGCGCAGCTGTCACctctggggacacccagggccCTGGCGGTGCCCGCGGAGCCACCGGGCCGGGGTGATGTCACAGAGGGGCGGGTTCCATGCGCGGGGCACGGTGGCCTCGGGagggggcaggggcagcgcAGAGCTGTGACCCCGGGCATGGCTTGGGCTGAAGGGACCTTGGGGACccctctggagcagagggaatgtcCCAGATCCAGGGATCCCAGCTGGGACCGAGGGCACAGCGGGATGGGAGCCCAGAGACACCAGCTGGTGACAGAGGGGACACCcctgggtggcagcagcagctcagggtgacccttccagcagctccacaggacCCCGagatggcagctccagctgtccccatggctgtcCCTCTCAGGGATgttcctggggctctgggatggcagctccagctgtccccatggctgtcCCTCTCAAGGACCTGTCCCAGCACTGGCACAcctgaggctctgctggggagcctgggctgcagaagtttctccctctccccatcctcccctccctggctcCCCCTCGTCCCCCCCAAACCAGGCCCAGCCCCGCCTTTCCCCCCGGTTTGTCCCACCCTTGTTTTCCCCGGGAGACTGAAGGACACGGTGGCTAGCTGGGAACTGGAAGGACTCTAATTGAAGCACAAGCTGGATCCAgcagcggggcgggcgcgggggtCAGCgtgggcagggcacagcagcgccgggcacggggctgggctggccccgCAGCCACGGCCccggctggggctgctggagctcctctgcagccagaaCTGGACCTGCCGCCCCTCCTGATCAGCGCAGTTTTTCCTTTAGGAGCTCCAGGAACTTCTGCAGGCTCCCGAAGACGGACAGCAGGACGGTTTTTGGGAATGACACCGTTAGGAAGGTCTCCGATTCCGGCTGTGTGGGCGCCTCGATGACAGTCAGGGTCAGGGACGGGGTCGGGGACATCACCGGGGTCGGGGCTGGGCTCGGGGCTGGCTCTGTCGCTGTGGGGGTTGCGTCTGCTTGGGCCTTTCCCATCTGGACTTGGATCCACGCGCGGAAGTGCTGGGTGGCGGTGAACACCCCGGGGCGCTTCTCTCCAACACAGCCCTTGCCCCAGCTGGCCAGGCCCACCAGCCAGAAGTAGTCACCGACGCGGTCCTTGCAGACCAGGGGGCCCCCGATGTCCCCCTGCGACAGGAGAGAGGGGTCAGGGGCTGCGCCGGGGCCACAGCCACACCTCGGGGttgtggggacagtggggacactgggacagggacacacggaTGGGGAGTGGCAGCGCtgggacacgggacagggaTCCATGGATGGGAAAGGGAACAGGAGCCcctggacagggacagggacagggacacggggatggggacaggcagggagcagtggcaggggtggcacagggggtGGCCCTGCCTGAGCCGGGCCTGAGGGGATGCAATGGTGGAAGGGATAGGGAAGGGCAGCACGGAGGCACAAGAGAGGGATCAGGGGATTGGGGAAgggcaggacagccctgggacatgggacaggacagggacacggggatgggCGAGGGACAGCCGCCAGTggtggggacacggggctgggagggcaccGGGCCAGGCCCAGGCGGTGCCAGGCCATGGCTGGGCTCagggtccctgtgctggctctgggggtcCCACGGGGCCGTGTTGGGGCTCagggtccctgtgctggctctgggggtcCCACGGGGCCCTGTTGGGGCTCagggtccctgtgctggctctgggggtcCCACGGGGCCCTGTTGGGGCTCagggtccctgtgcccagccccggGCCCAGCCCCACCTGGCAGGTGTCGATGCCGCCCCGCGGGTACCCCGCGCACAGGTCCTGGGGGTGCACGGCCCCCCCGTACCAGCGGCTGCTGTTGCACAGCTGGACGTCGATGAGCCGCACCTtggcctcctgcagcaccaggcgagggctgggggctgcgggCACAGAGGGCACTGAGCACCCGGCACCTCCCCGggctcagcccctgtccctccgtgtccctgcccggggctccgTGCGCGGCCCGGACCCGGCTCTGCCGCTTTGGCCTCTGCCCtgcgccggcccggccgcgtCCCCGCGGTGCCCAGCTcgtccccagccccggggggcACTGACCGCTGTCCGGGGTGGCTCTCCAGCCCGCGATGTAGCAGGTTTTCAGCTCGGGCACCGCCAGGGAGCCGTCGGGCACGCAGCCCAGCTGGATG
The Motacilla alba alba isolate MOTALB_02 chromosome 1A, Motacilla_alba_V1.0_pri, whole genome shotgun sequence genome window above contains:
- the LOC119707930 gene encoding acrosin-like yields the protein MALLRLLVLLALAGPVGGTWDTCRGTCGLRPLAFDHSSASDNYDHSDGDYATLGSSDVTSLHTDSPGVPSGTWPGIASVQATLENGTWHMCSGALIHPRWVLTVAQCFTRAGDLSVYKVVMGTPDVAQPGPEAAVRRIRRLLKHQNYVAATATNNIALLELDQPVACSDYIQLGCVPDGSLAVPELKTCYIAGWRATPDSGHPRLVLQEAKVRLIDVQLCNSSRWYGGAVHPQDLCAGYPRGGIDTCQGDIGGPLVCKDRVGDYFWLVGLASWGKGCVGEKRPGVFTATQHFRAWIQVQMGKAQADATPTATEPAPSPAPTPVMSPTPSLTLTVIEAPTQPESETFLTVSFPKTVLLSVFGSLQKFLELLKEKLR
- the LOC119707928 gene encoding acrosin-like, coding for MALLWLLVLLALAGPVGGTWDTCRGTCGLRPLAFDHSSLVRDYDPTEGDYTTLASSDGTALNKDSPGVPLGAWPGIVSVQATWENGTWHMCSGALIHPRWVLTVAQCFARAGDTSAWAVVIGATDLSHPGPEAKQRHIKRVLKHQDYDNGSESNNIALLELDQPVACSDYIQLGCVPDGSLAVPELKTCYIAGWRATPDSAPSPRLVLQEAKVRLIDVQLCNSSRWYGGAVHPQDLCAGYPRGGIDTCQGDIGGPLVCKDNVGDYFWLVGLASWGKGCAPDKRPGVFTATQHFRAWIQAQMGLVPAQTEAPPPEPEPPTPTIEEEPPELEPEPEPEPQPQPVPIPVPIPEPEPIPEPEEEEEEEEPEPTPKPAKFITVSFPKAILLRFFTNLQEFLAFLRDKLG